A stretch of the Takifugu flavidus isolate HTHZ2018 chromosome 1, ASM371156v2, whole genome shotgun sequence genome encodes the following:
- the usp9 gene encoding probable ubiquitin carboxyl-terminal hydrolase FAF-X isoform X3 translates to MTATTRGSPVGGNESQGQAPDAQSQPPLPQNQTSSPNSSNENSPVSPTDEQGQGDGTHRLEKEEPAFPHADLAKLDDMINRPRWVVPVLPKGELEVLLEAAIDLSKKGLDVKCEACQRFFRDGLTISFTKILTDEAVSGWKFEIHRCIINNTHRLVELCVAKLSQDWFPLLELLAMATNPHCKFHIYNGTRPSESVPAGAQLADDELFARPPDPRSPKGWLVDLINKFGTLNGFQILHDRFMSGQALNVQIIAALIKPFGQCYEFLTLHTVKKYFLPVIEMVPQFLENLTDEELKKEAKNEAKNDALSMIIKSLKNLASRVPGQEETVKNLEIFRLKMILRLLQISSFNGKMNALNEVNKVISSVSYYTHRHNPEEEEWLTAERMAEWIQQNHILSIVLRDSLHQPQYVEKLEKILRFVIKEKALTMQDLDNIWAAQAGKHEAIVKNVHDLLAKLAWDFSPEQLDHLFDCFKASWTNASKKQREKLLELIRRLAEDDKDGVMAHKVLNLLWNLAHSDDVPVDIMDQALSAHIKILDYSCSQDRDTQKIQWIDRFIEELRTNDKWVIPALKQIREICSLFGEAPQNLSQTQRSPHVFYRHDLINQLQHNHALVTLVAENLSAYMETMRQLSKEEQAEFDPQTVRPGSRYSHVQEVQERLNFLRFLLKDGQLWLCAPQAKQIWKCLAENAVFLCDREACFKWYSKLMGDEPDLDPDINKDFFENNVLQLDPSLLTENGMKCFERFFKAVNCREGKLVAKRRAYMMDDLELIGLDYLWRVVIQGSDDIASRAIDLLKEIYTNLGPKLQVNQVEIHEDFIQSCFDRLKASYDTLCVLDGDKDSINCARQEAIRMVRVLTVLKEYINECDSDYHEERTILPMSRAFRGKHITLIIRFPNQGRQVDDLDIWSHTNDTIGSVRRNILNRIKANAAHTKIELFIGGEVVDPADDRKLIGQLNLKDKTLITAKLTQVSTNMPSSPDSSSDSSTGSPGNHGNHYSDGPNPEVESCLPGVIMSLHLRYISFLWQVADLGCNLNMPLLRDGARVLMKLMPPDNTTVENLRAICLDHAKLGENSLSPSLDSRFFGPSPSQVLYLIEVVYALLMPASATLGEDASDFQYNFLKSGGLPLVLSMLTRNNFLPSADMETRRGAYLNALKIAKLLLTAVGFGHVKAVAEACQPSADGNIPVSPVRQLINQATHDQALVLQNALQNIPNPASECMLRNVAIRLAQQISDESFFQASKYIPDICVIRAVQKIVWASGCGTIQLVFSSNEEISKIYEKTNAAKEPDGEDEQVCCEALEVMTLCFALTPTTLDTLSKEKAWQTFIIDLLLHCHSKSVRQMAQEQFFLMATRCCMGHRPLLFFITLLFTVLGSTAKERAKHAGDYFTLLRHLLNYAYNSNINLPNAEVLLNNEIDWLKRIRDEVKRTGETGVEETILEGHLGVTKELLAFQTQEKKYYIGCEKGGANLIKELIDDFIFPASNVYLQYMKSGEFPTEQAIPVCSTPASINAGFELLVALAVGCVRNLKQIVDTLTDMYYLGCETLTEWEYLPPVGPRPNKGFVGLKNAGATCYMNSVIQQLYMIPPIRNGILAIEGTGTDVDDDMSGDEKQENESNVDPRDEVFSYHHQFDDKPSSKSEDRKEYNIGVLRHLQVIFGHLAASRLQYYVPRGFWKQFRLWGEPVNLREQHDALEFFNSLVDSLDEALKALGHPAMLSKVLGGSFADQKICQGCPHRYECEESFTTLNVDIRNHQNLLDSMEQYVKGDLLEGANAYHCEKCNKKVDTVKRLLIKKLPPVLAIQLKRFDYDWERECAIKFNDYFEFPRELDMEPYTVAGVAKLEGDDVNPENQVIQQNEPSEPTPSGSSKYRLVGVLVHSGQASGGHYYSYIIQRNGGDGEKNRWYKFDDGDVTECKMDDEEEMKNQCFGGEYMGEVFDHMMKRMSYRRQKRWWNAYILFYERMDSLDKDNEIVKYISDLTISATKPHQVKMPGVIECSVRKQNVQFMHNRMQYSLEYFQFIKKLLTCNSVYLNPPPGQDHLLPEAEEIAMISAQLAARFLFSTGFHTKKVVRGPASDWYDALCILLRHSKNVRFWFAHNVLFAYPNRFSEYLLECPSAEVRGAFAKLIVFIAHFSLPDGSCPSPTASPGPSAQGCDNLSLSDHLLRAVLNLLRREVSEHGRHLQQYFNLFVMYANLGKELALGHSAATTTCSSVNCLAEKTQLLKLNVPATFMLVALDEGPGPPIKYQYAELGKLYTVVSQLVRCCDVSSRMQSSINGNPPLPNPYGDTNLTAPVMPVQPLVAEILFVRTSYVKKIIEDCSNSEETVKLLRFSCWENPQFSSTVLSELLWQVAYSYTYELRPYLDLLLQILLIEDSWQTHRIHNVLKGIPDDRDGLFDTIQRSKNHYQKRAYQCIKCMVALFSNCSVAYQILQSNGDLKRKWTWAVEWLGDELERRPYTGNPQYTYNNWSPPVQSNETSNGYFLERSHSARMTLAKACELCPEEEPDEQEAPDDQDTSPPEDTSLYPHSPGTTQFQQNNHPHGQPYTGPAAQHMNNPQRPGPASAPTPGPNQNPTPNPNPNPNPTLTPASTTPAPGPRAQENWESTEEVAPAPTTIPAPAPPKE, encoded by the exons ATGACGGCCACCACGCGTGGCTCTCCGGTGGGGGGCAATGAGAGCCAGGGCCAGGCACCCGATGCTCAGAGCCAGCCACCGTTGCCACAGAACCAG ACATCATCTCCTAACTCGTCAAATGAGAACTCTCCAGTGAGCCCAACAGATGAGCAAGGCCAAGGAGACGGGACACATCGGCTAGAGAAGGAGGAACCGGCCTTCCCACACGCCGACCTGGCCAAGCTGGACGACATGATCAACAG GCCTCGTTGGGTTGTGCCAGTTTTGCCAAAAGGAGAACTAGAAGTTCTTTTGGAAGCTGCAATCGACCTGAGTAAAAAAG gACTGGATGTGAAATGTGAGGCATGTCAGAGGTTTTTCCGAGATGGTCTAACAATCTCCTTTACCAAGATCCTGACAGATGAGGCCGTCAGTGGCTGGAAGTTTGAGATCCAC AGGTGCATCATCAATAACACCCACCGTTTAGTGGAGTTATGTGTGGCCAAGCTCTCTCAGGACTGGTTTCCACTGCTGGAGCTGTTGGCCATGGCAACGAACCCTCACTGCAAGTTCCACATATACAATGGCACTCGGCCTTCTGAATCTGTCCCAGCCGGGGCACAGCTTGCTGACGATGAGCTCTTTGCCCGACCACCGGATCCTCGCTCTCCTAAG GGCTGGTTGGTGGACTTGATAAACAAGTTTGGCACGTTAAATGGTTTTCAAATTTTGCACGATCGCTTCATGAGTGGCCAAGCACTGAACGTCCAGATCATCGCTGCACTTATAAA ACCTTTTGGCCAGTGTTACGAGTTCCTCACATTGCACACTGTAAAGAAGTACTTCCTTCCAGTCATTGAGATGGTTCCCCAGTTTCTAGAGAATCTGACAGATGAGGAGTTGAAAAAAGAGGCCAAGAATGAAGCCAAAAACGACGCACTGTCCATGATAATCAAGTCTCTGAAGAATCTGGCCTCCCGAGTACCTGGGCAGGAGGAGACTGTGAAGAATTTAGAAATTTTTAGGTTAAAAATGATACTTAG gtTATTGCAAATTTCTTCTTTTAATGGCAAAATGAATGCACTAAATGAAGTTAATAAGGTAATCTCTAGTGTGTCCTACTACACTCATCGGCAtaacccagaggaggaggaatggctGACTGCTGAACGCATGGCG GAGTGGATCCAACAGAACCACATCCTGTCTATTGTGCTGCGTGACAGTTTGCATCAGCCACAGTATGTTGAGAAACTGGAGAAGATCCTTCGCTTTGTCATCAAAGAGAAGGCTCTGACGATGCAGGACCTGGACAACATCTGGGCAGCGCAG GCTGGCAAACATGAGGCAATTGTAAAAAATGTACATGACCTGCTGGCAAAGCTGGCCTGGGACTTCTCACCAGAGCAGCTTGACCACCTATTTGACTGTTTCAAG GCAAGCTGGACCAATGCTAGCAAAAAGCAGCGTGAGAAACTGTTGGAACTCATCAGACGCTTGGCTGAAGATGATAAAGATGGGGTGATGGCCCACAAGGTCTTGAACCTGTTGTGGAATTTGGCACACAGTGATGACGTACCTGTAGATATCATGGACCAAGCTCTTAGTGCTCACATCAAAATACTAGACTACAGTTGCTCTCAG gacagagacacacagaagaTTCAATGGATAGATCGTTTCATAGAGGAGCTACGAACCAATGACAAGTGGGTGATTCCTGCCCTGAAGCAAATCAGAGAAATCTGCAGCCTCTTTGGTGAAGCCCCACAAAACCTCAG tcaaACCCAGAGAAGTCCTCATGTCTTTTACCGCCATGACCTTATCAACCAGCTTCAACACAACCATGCTCTGGTGACCCTGGTCGCTGAAAATCTTTCAGCTTACATGGAAACAATGAGGCAGTTGTCTAAAG AAGAACAAGCTGAGTTTGACCCTCAGACAGTCAGGCCAGGTAGCCGCTACAGCCATGTCCAGGAAGTCCAAGAACGACTTAACTTTTTGAG GTTCCTGCTAAAAGATGGCCAGTTGTGGTTGTGTGCCCCTCAAGCTAAGCAGATCTGGAAGTGTTTGGCTGAGAAtgcagtgtttttgtgtgatcGTGAGGCCTGCTTCAAGTG GTACTCCAAGCTCATGGGAGATGAGCCAGACCTGGATCCAGACATAAATAAGGACTTTTTTGAAAACAATGTCCTGCAGTTGGACCCTTCTCTATTAACAGAGAACGGCATGAAGTGCTTTGAGAGGTTCTTCAAGGCTGTCAACTGCAGGGAAGGCAAGCTGGTAGCAAAGCGCAGGGCCTATATGATGGATGATCTAGAGCTAATAGGCCTTGATTACCTCTGGAGG GTGGTAATACAAGGAAGTGATGACATTGCAAGCAGAGCCATAGATTTGCTAAAGGAGATCTACACCAATCTTGGACCAAAACTGCAAGTCAATCAG gTTGAAATTCACGAAGATTTCATCCAGTCATGTTTTGACCGTCTGAAGGCGTCCTATGACACCCTGTGTGTGTTAGATGGAGACAAAGACAGTATCAACTGTGCTCGTCAAGAGGCTATTCGCATGGTGCGAGTTCTCACTGTGCTTAAAGAGTACATCAATGAATGTGACAGTGACTACCACGAGGAGAGGACTATACTGCCCATGTCAAG AGCTTTCCGTGGGAAACATATCACTTTGATCATTCGTTTCCCAAACCAGGGGCGTCAGGTAGATGATTTGGATATCTGGTCACACACAAATGATACAATAGGCTCAGTACGGCGCAACATCCTGAACAGAATCAAGGCCAATGCTGCTCATACCAAAATTGAGCTATTTATTGGTGGAGAGGTTGTTGACCCCGCCGACGACAGGAAGCTGATTGGACAGCTCAATTTGAAAGACAAAACG CTGATTACAGCCAAGCTGACCCAGGTGAGTACCAACATGCCCTCCAGTCCAGACAGCTCCTCTGACTCATCTACTGGGTCCCCTGGCAACCATGGAAACCACTACAGTGATGGGCCCAACCCAGAAGTAGAAAGTTGTCTTCCTGGTGTG ATTATGTCCTTGCATTTGCGATACATCTCCTTCCTTTGGCAAGTAGCTGATCTGGGCTGCAACCTCAACATGCCACTACTTCGAGATGGAGCTCGGGTTCTTATGAAACTTATGCCCCCAG ATAACACTACAGTAGAAAATCTCAGAGCCATATGTTTGGACCATGCAAAACTTGGAGAGAACAGTCTCAGTCCATCACTTGACTCGAGATTTTTTGGACCTTCGCCTTCACAAGTCCTCTACCTCATAGAG GTTGTGTATGCTTTACTGATGCCAGCCAGTGCCACTCTGGGCGAGGACGCCAGTGATTTTCAGTACAACTTCTTAAAAAGTGGTGGCCTTCCCCTGGTATTGAGCATGCTTACCAGGAACAACTTCCTCCCTTCTGCAGATATGGAAACTCGGCGTGGGGCTTACCTCAATGCACTTAAAATTGCaaagctcctcctcacagctgtaGGATTTGGACATGTCAAAGCTGTAGCTGAAGCCTGCCAACCCAGTGCTGATGGAAATATTCCCGTGTCACCGGTGAGGCAACTG ATAAATCAAGCTACTCACGACCAGGCTCTGGTCCTCCAGAATGCCTTACAAAACATCCCCAACCCTGCATCAGAATGCATGCTGCGCAATGTAGCCATCCGCCTGGCCCAACAGATATCTGATGAG AGCTTTTTCCAGGCATCAAAGTACATCCCAGATATATGTGTGATTCGTGCAGTTCAGAAAATAGTGTGGGCGTCAGGCTGCGGTACAATACAGCTTGTCTTCAGTTCAAATGAAGAAATTAGCAAGATATACGAGAAG ACAAATGCAGCTAAGGAGCCGGATGGAGAAGACGAGCAGGTGTGCTGCGAGGCCCTGGAAGTAATGACATTATGCTTTGCCCTCACGCCCACAACTCTGGACACACTCAGTAAGGAGAAGGCTTGGCAGACTTTTATCATAGACTTGCTTCTGCACTGCCACAGCAA ATCTGTACGTCAGATGGCACAGGAACAGTTTTTCCTAATGGCAACTCGATGTTGCATGGGTCATCGACCCCTGCTGTTCTtcatcaccctcctcttcactgTGCTAGGG AGTACAGCCAAAGAGCGCGCCAAACATGCTGGGGACTACTTCACCTTACTCAGACATCTTTTGAACTATGCCTATAATAGCAACATCAACCTTCCAAATGCTGAAGTGCTCCTCAACAATGAAATTGACTGGCTGAAAAGGATACGG GATGAGGTTAAACGGACGGGAGAGACTGGTGTTGAAGAGACCATCTTGGAGGGACACCTTGGAGTCACAAAGGAGCTTTTAGCATTCCAGACACAGGAGAAGAAATATTACATTGGCTGTGAAAAGGGGGGAGCAAATCTCATTAAG GAGTTGATTGATGACTTCATCTTCCCGGCGTCCAATGTTTACCTTCAGTACATGAAAAGTGGAGAGTTTCCCACCGAGCAGGCCATCCCAGTCTGCAGCACCCCTGCTTCTATCAATGCTGGCTTTGAACTATTGGTAGCATTGGCAGTAGGCTGTGTCCGTAACCTCAAGCAAATAGTTGATACCCTGACTGACATGTACTACTTGG gtTGTGAGACACTAACAGAATGGGAGTACTTGCCTCCAGTTGGGCCACGGCCTAATAAAGGCTTTGTGGGACTGAAGAATGCTGGGGCCACCTGTTACATGAACTCAGTCATTCAGCAGCTATACATGATCCCTCCCATCCGCAATGGCATCCTCGCCATCGAGGGGACGGGCACTGATGTGGATGATGACATGTCTGGAGAtgagaagcaggaaaatgag AGTAATGTGGATCCTCGGGATGAAGTATTCAGCTACCACCATCAATTTGATGATAAACCCTCCAGTAAGTCAGAAGACAGGAAAGAATACAACATCGGGGTATTGCGGCATCTGCAAGTCATTTTTGGACATTTGGCCGCCTCACGGCTGCAGTACTATGTTCCAAGGGGGTTCTGGAAACAGTTCAG attGTGGGGTGAGCCAGTGAACCTGCGAGAGCAACATGATGCCCTCGAGTTTTTCAACTCTCTGGTAGACAGTTTAGATGAAGCCCTGAAAGCCCTGGGCCACCCTGCCATGCTCAGCAAGGTGCTGGGAGGATCATTTGCTGACCAAAAGATTTGTCAGGGGTGCCCACACAG GTACGAGTGTGAGGAGTCATTCACAACTCTGAATGTAGACATCAGAAACCACCAGAACCTGTTGGATTCCATGGAGCAATATGTTAAAGGAGATTTGCTGGAGGGAGCCAACGCTTACCACTGTGAAAAGTGTAATAAGAAG GTGGATACGGTGAAGCGCCTCCTGATTAAGAAGCTGCCACCTGTCCTGGCTATTCAACTGAAGCGCTTTGACTATgactgggagagagagtgtgccATCAAGTTTAATGACTACTTTGAGTTCCCCAGGGAGCTGGACATGGAGCCATACACTGTAGCAGGTGTGGCCAAGCTCGAGGGAGACGACGTTAACCCGGAGAATCAGGTCATCCAACAGAATGAGCCCTCTGAACCGACACCTTCAGGGAGCTCCAAGTATCGTCTGGTGGGAGTGCTGGTACACTCAGGACAGGCCAGCGGTGGGCACTATTATTCCTACATAATTCAGAGGAACGGAGGAGATGGTGAGAAAAACCGCTGGTACAAATTTGATGACGGCGACGTGACTGAGTGCAAGATGGACGatgaggaggaaatgaagaaccaATGTTTTGGAGGAGAGTACATGGGCGAGGTGTTTGATCacatgatgaagaggatgtCATATCGAAGACAGAAACGGTGGTGGAATGCCTACATCCTGTTTTATGAGAGAATGGACTCACTTGACAAGGACAACGAGATTGTGAAATACATCTCTGATTTGACCATCTCCGCCACAAAACCTCATCAGGTCAAGATGCCTGGTGTCATCGAGTGCAGCGTCCGCAAGCAGAACGTCCAGTTCATGCATAATCGAATGCAATACAGCCTGGAATATTTCCAGTTCATTAAGAAACTTCTGACCTGTAACAGTGTCTATTTAAACCCTCCTCCAG GACAAGATCATCTTCTCCCAGAAGCTGAGGAAATTGCAATGATCAGTGCTCAGCTTGCTGCCAGGTTCCTCTTCAGTACAGGTTTTCACACCAAAAAAGTCGTGCGGGGCCCTGCCAGTGACTG GTATGATGCCCTCTGCATCCTGCTGAGACACAGTAAGAATGTACGCTTCTGGTTTGCACACAACGTTTTGTTTGCGTACCCTAACCGCTTCTCGGAGTACCTGCTGGAGTGCCCCAGCGCTGAGGTCCGTGGTGCTTTTGCCAAGCTCATCGTCTTCATAGCTCACTTTTCCCTGCCAGACGGCTCGTGCCCCTCCCCGACAGCCTCACCCGGACCTTCTGCTCAG GGTTGTGATAACCTCAGTTTAAGCGACCACCTGTTGAGAGCCGTACTCAACCTGCTCCGAAGAGAGGTTTCCGAACACGGCCGTCACCTGCAGCAGTACTTCAACCTCTTTGTCATGTATGCCAACCTCGGTAAGGAGCTCGCGTTGGGTCACTCAGCCGCCACGACCACCTGCTCCTCCGTGAATT gCCTGGCAGAGAAGACCCAGCTCTTGAAGCTGAACGTTCCAGCTACTTTCATGTTGGTCGCCCTGGATGAAGGTCCTGGCCCCCCAATTAAATACCAGTATGCTGAGCTGGGAAAACTCTACACTGTGGTCTCCCAGCTCGTGCGCTGCTGTGACGTGTCCTCGCGCATGCAGTCGTCCATAAATG GAAATCCTCCGCTCCCGAACCCATACGGGGACACCAACCTCACAGCTCCGGTGATGCCTGTGCAGCCACTGGTGGCAGAGATCCTGTTTGTGAGGACCAGCTATGTGAAGAAGATCATCGAGGATTGCAGCAACTCTGAGGAGACGGTGAAGCTGCTTCgcttcagctgctgggagaACCCTCAGTTCTCCTCCACCGTGCTCAGTGAGCTGCTCTGGCAG GTGGCCTACTCTTACACCTACGAGCTGAGGCCCTACTTGGACCTGCTGCTCCAGATTCTGCTGATTGAGGACTCCTGGCAGACGCACAG GATCCACAACGTGTTGAAGGGCATACCGGATGACAGAGATGGGCTCTTTGATACCATCCAGCGCTCAAAGAACCACTACCAGAAACGCGCCTACCAGTGCATCAAGTGCATGGTGGCGCTCTTCAGCAACTGTTCTGTGGCCTACCAGATCTTACAG AGTAATGGTGACCTGAAACGGAAGTGGACCTGGGCGGTGGAGTGGTTAGGGGACGAGCTGGAGAGGAGGCCTTATACTGGGAACCCTCAGTACACCTACAACAACTGGTCACCTCCAGTTCAGAGCAACGAGACCTCCAACGGCTACTTCCTGGAGCGCTCTCACAGCGCTCGCATGACATTGGCCAAAGCTTGTGAACTTTGTCCTGAAGAG GAGCCTGATGAGCAGGAGGCGCCTGATGATCAGGACACCTCCCCTCCTGAAGACACCTCTCTGTATCCACATTCTCCTGGGACAACCCAGTTTCAGCAG AACAACCACCCCCATGGGCAACCTTACACTGGTCCTGCTGCTCAGCACATGAACAACCCCCAGCGTCCTGGTCCTGCTTCTGCCCCGACTCCTGGCCCCAACCAGAACCCAACCccaaacccgaacccgaacccgaacccaaccctcACCCCTGCTAGCACCACTCCCGCACCAGGGCCACGAGCACAAGAAAACTGGGAGAGCACCGAGGAGGTCGCTCCTGCCCCGACCACGATACCAGCGCCCGCGCCACCGAaagaataa